From Chiloscyllium punctatum isolate Juve2018m chromosome 36, sChiPun1.3, whole genome shotgun sequence, the proteins below share one genomic window:
- the LOC140461007 gene encoding uncharacterized protein isoform X1, with protein sequence MEGKNTVHSGEKSYTCSVCGRGFNQSSGLSGHKWSHRGEKPWKCADCGKGFISPSRLEAHRRIHTGERPFTCTECGKGFTQLSHLLSHQRIHTGERPFSCSECGKGFTQSTHLLTHQRVHTGERLFTCSKCGKGFTASSILLRHQRVHSDERPYKCPDCGKCYKSSEELMSHQRVHTDERPFRCSHCGTGFRLSSHLTVHQRVHTGERLFTCSECGRGFSESSTLLRHQLVHTDERLFKCPDCGKCYKSSGDLMSHQRIHTDERPFRCSHCGTGFKHSSHLTVHQRIHTGERPFTCSLCGKGFTQSAHLLRHQQVHKQLQ encoded by the coding sequence ATGGAAGGAAAAAACACCGTTCACAGTGGTGAGAAATCGTACACGTGTTCTGTGTGTGGACGAGGCTTTAACCAGTCATCTGGCCTGTCAGGACATAAATGGAGTCACCGTGGggagaaaccatggaagtgtgcggactgtgggaagggattcatttCCCCATCGAGGCTGGAAGCTCATCGAcgcatccacaccggggagagaccattcacttgtactgagtgtgggaaaggattcactcagttgTCCCACCTGCTGTCACACCAGCgaattcacaccggggagaggccattcagctgctccgagtgcgggaagggattcactcagtcaacccacctgctgacacaccagcgagtccacaccggggagaggctgttcacctgctccaagtgtgggaaggggttcacaGCCTCGTcgatcctgctgagacaccagcgggttcacTCTGACGAGCGACCTTATAAGTGTCCCGACTGCGGGAAGTGCTACAAAAGCTCTGAGGAATTGATGTCCcatcaacgtgttcacactgaTGAGAGACCGTTCAGATGCTCTCACTGCGGGACAGGATTCAGGTTATCATCACATCTCACTGTCCATcagcgagttcacactggggagaggctgttcacctgctctgagtgtgggaGGGGATTCAGTGAATCATCCACTCTTCTGAGACACCAGCTGGTTCACACCGATGAGAGATTGTTTAAATGCCCAGATTGCGGCAAGTGCTACAAAAGCTCTGGAGACCTGATGTCCCATCAACGCATTCACACTGACGAGAGGCCGTTCAGATGCTCTCACTGTGGAACTGGGTTCAAGCACTCATCTCACCTCACTGTCCACCAGCgaattcacaccggggagagaccattcacttgttcactgtgtgggaagggattcactcagtcagctCATCTGTTAAGACACCAGCAAGTTCACAAGCAATTACAGTGA